One genomic region from Aggregicoccus sp. 17bor-14 encodes:
- a CDS encoding RluA family pseudouridine synthase: protein MQPKARLNDGYVYREKLGRPPGKSALAYLTDKYRHSSAEEWAARFLRGEVQLDGVQAHGHEALRIGHELCWHRPPWVEAEAPCHFALVHEDGALIAVVKPSGLPTLPSGGFLQHTLLHLVQQQWPEAVPLHRLGRATSGLVLFARSSEAARGVSQRWHDGDVEKRYRALADGVAREEHYDIRAPIGLVPHPLLGEVHGAISSGKASRSSARVLERHEAHTLFEVHIHTGRPEQIRIHLAFIGHPLAGDPVFAEGGLPRAESPGLPGDGGYLLHAESLAFTHPLTGERLHLHAPPPPELRVTER, encoded by the coding sequence GTGCAGCCCAAGGCGCGACTCAACGATGGCTACGTGTACCGCGAGAAGCTGGGAAGACCTCCTGGCAAGAGCGCGCTCGCATACCTGACGGACAAGTACCGGCACTCCTCCGCCGAGGAGTGGGCGGCGCGCTTCCTGCGCGGCGAGGTGCAGCTGGACGGCGTGCAGGCGCATGGGCACGAGGCGCTGCGCATCGGCCACGAGCTGTGCTGGCATCGGCCGCCCTGGGTGGAGGCGGAGGCGCCCTGTCACTTCGCGCTCGTGCACGAGGACGGAGCGCTCATTGCAGTGGTGAAGCCCAGCGGTCTGCCCACGCTGCCCTCCGGTGGCTTCCTCCAGCACACGCTCCTGCACCTGGTGCAGCAGCAGTGGCCCGAGGCGGTGCCCCTGCACCGGCTGGGGCGAGCGACTTCGGGCCTGGTGCTCTTCGCGCGCAGCTCCGAGGCCGCGCGCGGGGTGAGTCAGCGCTGGCACGACGGAGACGTGGAGAAGCGCTACCGGGCGCTCGCGGACGGCGTCGCGCGCGAAGAGCACTACGACATCCGCGCGCCCATCGGGCTGGTGCCGCACCCGCTGCTGGGCGAGGTGCACGGAGCGATCAGCAGCGGCAAGGCCTCGCGCAGCAGCGCGCGGGTACTGGAGCGGCACGAGGCGCACACGCTGTTCGAGGTGCACATCCACACGGGGCGGCCGGAGCAGATCCGCATCCACCTCGCGTTCATCGGACATCCGCTGGCCGGGGACCCGGTGTTCGCCGAGGGAGGCCTGCCGCGGGCCGAGTCACCTGGGCTGCCCGGGGACGGCGGCTACCTGCTGCATGCGGAGTCGCTCGCCTTCACGCATCCGCTCACGGGCGAGCGCCTGCACCTGCACGCGCCGCCGCCGCCCGAGCTGCGAGTCACCGAGCGTTGA
- a CDS encoding gluconokinase — protein sequence MVVILMGVSGSGKTTVGIALAHALGWGFFDADDFHSPANVAKMRAGHPLDAQDREPWLRVLAGLISHLLAQGEDAVLACSALTERARRVLIEETDPARVKLVHLTGSPELLRSRLAHRVGHFMPEDLLGSQLATLQTPKGALQVDVAGTPEEIVATIREGLGL from the coding sequence ATGGTCGTCATCCTCATGGGCGTCTCGGGCTCGGGCAAGACCACGGTGGGCATCGCGCTCGCGCATGCGCTCGGCTGGGGCTTCTTCGATGCGGACGACTTCCACTCGCCTGCCAACGTCGCGAAGATGCGCGCGGGCCATCCGCTGGATGCGCAGGACCGCGAGCCCTGGCTGCGCGTGCTCGCGGGCCTCATCTCGCATCTGCTCGCGCAAGGGGAGGATGCCGTGCTCGCGTGCAGCGCCCTCACCGAGCGCGCACGCCGGGTGCTGATCGAGGAGACCGATCCCGCGCGCGTGAAGCTCGTGCACCTCACGGGAAGCCCGGAGCTCCTGCGCTCGCGGCTCGCGCACCGGGTCGGGCACTTCATGCCGGAGGACCTGCTCGGCAGTCAGCTCGCGACGCTGCAGACCCCGAAGGGGGCGCTGCAGGTCGATGTGGCGGGGACGCCCGAGGAGATCGTCGCGACCATCCGTGAGGGGCTCGGGCTCTAG